A genomic stretch from Phaeodactylum tricornutum CCAP 1055/1 chromosome 22, whole genome shotgun sequence includes:
- a CDS encoding predicted protein, with protein MVKPPKTMQPEAVDLTKTGRAAGKAFQEDTFHLYMARKIDLQRQQMGLVLPPAPDDALGTVQAPSTPLRDRQVHRYIPREDSGSPHKRNISVQFSPSVVDNAKPPRVQKRPRSSLGLTSVLKRLQRRHGKPRKSGRREESRRHRTPSASEPTVPLLSQTCGDLDVLVETNTTESGTNLSNSAQTPETCRIPESGSIPTFRTDAAMDPNISPPSVSPPVGRRSRPDLFFYGICVLVNGYTNPDTETLQRILHRHGGDLEKYETSRITHVIAEHLSTAKANMYKRRKRNPVPVCHPSWITDCVRAQKLLPYAEYLLPEIRDQNEGMSSIATLFRQSPADTKPVTVMMGPVDFNRRGLHESTHTTVERPNSCVETVKPDDSSNDKGPMKPLQLQQTDGKYINGQIRTVGTDPDFLTSFFENSRLSFIGSYRQRVITRTSPAKQSRSLDSRRFVMHVDMDCFFASVVLRKFPEYRDKPVAISHNGQSDDSSRTNGVLQVSKDSTSECATCNYEARKYGIKKGMYLGRAKILCPELVVLQYDFDGYEEVAEQVTDILFEHASRFDGTVEQVSCDESYIELFLSDDPTVTAQEQAASLAEMIRQQIWEATQCTATVGVSKNKLLAKLATDKVKPNRSHLVESHRELLQDLELRCLHGIGYRTDRKLAGEELVTIQDVWNLGDHAESELSRILGPGLGKKIFGFCNGEDDRPVQAAERKTIGAENRYSLVCSTYPFFVYKCNYGVRFDGPYGVDYMIDGLAKEVSKRMENVGTKGIRVTLKIKQKKAAAPPPPKFLGHGSCHNLSKSIDTRNSVPTREWAEISHLCQAMFVELQVDLEDVRGMGIVLSKLTPDMGTALKMPDSNQCMRKWFQSVPDTNRNSFSTFDGDDLKGLIGKQQHFSEEQARDDDLGIPTTKDGIVVLSSTQDSVQVVDDTIASHLRNRDEDFDCDIAIPTLSQIHMSQVELLPSSMKKQIMAQLEQKRNLEFEDTAYFDSTKVARFRQTDVKRQLTFASSGSLPTVFRLAAVKSGEDSLADTLGGAVSLTQFGTLPLKMQLQIANNDGCSVGLVSPRQKAHKAVLREEAQVAVERQKRRSSAIRTMQADQSMAIASRRETVKSSTAPQTAWKKVQRR; from the exons ATGGTGAAACCGCCCAAAACGATGCAGCCCGAAGCCGTGGACCTCACGAAAACAGGACGAGCGGCAGGCAAAGCCTTTCAGGAAGACACGTTTCATCTCTACATGGCTCGAAAAATTGATCTGCAACGCCAGCAAATGGGTCTCGTGTTGCCTCCGGCGCCGGATGACGCTCTGGGGACTGTCCAAGCGCCGAGCACACCGCTGCGAGACCGACAGGTACACCGATACATCCCACGCGAGGATTCTGGGTCGCCTCACAAGAGAAATATTTCGGTGCAATTCTCTCCCAGTGTCGTGGATAACGCCAAGCCACCTCGTGTCCAGAAACGCCCCCGCTCGTCGTTGGGCTTGACTTCTGTCCTGAAACGTCTTCAACGTCGACACGGAAAACCACGCAAATCCGGGCGACGAGAGGAATCGCGACGACATCGAACCCCTTCCGCATCCGAACCCACCGTTCCTTTACTATCCCAAACGTGCGGCGACCTTGATGTTTTAGTCGAAACCAACACAACAGAGTCCGGAACGAATTTGTCGAACAGTGCGCAGACCCCCGAGACATGCCGTATACCCGAATCGGGCTCCATCCCCACTTTCCGGACGGACGCGGCCATGGACCCTAATATCTCGCCACCATCCGTGTCGCCGCCAGTGGGACGTAGATCACGACCGGATCTGTTCTTTTACGGAATATGTGTGCTGGTGAATGGATACACAAATCCCGATACGGAGACTTTGCAACGAATCTTGCACCGACACGGAGGCGACTTGGAAAAGTACGAAACCTCACGCATTACCCACGTCATTGCCGAACACCTGTCGACGGCGAAAGCCAACATGTACAAACGACGTAAGCGCAATCCCGTACCGGTCTGCCATCCGTCCTGGATCACCGATTGTGTCCGAGCCCAAAAGCTTTTGCCCTACGCCGAGTATTTGCTGCCCGAAATTCGGGACCAAAACGAAGGAATGTCATCGATTGCGACGCTTTTTCGCCAGAGTCCCGCGGACACGAAACCAGTAACTGTTATGATGGGTCCTGTAGACTTCAATCGCCGAGGATTGCACGAGTCCACTCACACTACTGTCGAGCGTCCGAATTCGTGTGTCGAAACAGTCAAGCCGGACGACTCTTCTA ATGACAAAGGACCAATGAAGCCCCTTCAGTTACAACAGACAGATGGAAAATATATCAATGGACAAATCCGAACGGTTGGGACGGATCCAGACTTTCTCACCTCCTTTTTCGAAAATTCCCGTCTGAGTTTCATTGGTAGCTACAGACAGCGCGTCATTACGCGTACCAGTCCCGCGAAACAAAGCCGTTCCTTAGACTCCCGACGATTCGTCATGCACGTCGATATGGACTGTTTCTTTGCTTCGGTAGTGCTCCGAAAATTTCCTGAGTACCGAGACAAGCCCGTCGCCATTTCTCACAACGGCCAATCTGACGATTCATCTCGAACCAACGGAGTCCTTCAAGTCTCGAAAGACTCAACATCAGAGTGTGCGACTTGCAACTACGAGGCACGAAAGTATGGCATCAAGAAAGGCATGTACTTGGGACGTGCCAAGATTTTGTGTCCAGAACTCGTCGTCCTACAATACGATTTTGACGGTTACGAGGAAGTTGCGGAGCAAGTCACAGATATTCTGTTTGAGCATGCGTCCAGATTTGACGGAACCGTGGAACAGGTCTCTTGCGACGAATCGTATATCGAGTTGTTTTTATCGGACGATCCCACCGTTACAGCTCAGGAGCAAGCCGCATCGTTGGCCGAGATGATTCGGCAGCAGATTTGGGAAGCTACACAATGCACTGCAACCGTTGGTGTTTCCAAGAACAAGCTTCTGGCCAAGCTTGCTACGGATAAAGTCAAACCAAATAGGTCTCACTTGGTCGAGAGCCACCGAGAACTGCTGCAGGACCTGGAGCTTCGATGTCTACACGGAATAGGTTATAGAACGGATCGAAAGCTGGCCGGAGAGGAATTGGTAACGATTCAGGATGTCTGGAATCTTGGCGATCACGCAGAAAGTGAGCTGTCCCGAATTTTGGGCCCGggattgggaaagaaaatCTTTGGTTTCTGCAATGGAGAGGACGATCGACCTGTACAAGCAGCTGAGCGAAAAACGATCGGGGCTGAG AATCGATACTCGCTAGTGTGCTCAACCTATCCCTTTTTCGTGTACAAGTGTAACTACGGTGTTCGATTTGATGGACCATATGGAGTCGACTACATGATAGATGGGTTGGCAAAGGAAGTTTCGAAACGGATGGAGAATGTTGGGACGAAAGGAATACGTGTGACCTTAAAAATTAAGCAGAAAAAAGCTGCTGCTCCGCCACCGCCGAAATTTTTGGGTCATGGGAGTTGCCACAACCTATCCAAGAGTATTGATACACGAAATAGTGTGCCGACAAGAGAATGGGCGGAAATTTCACATCTTTGTCAAGCTATGTTTGTTGAGCTTCAGGTAGATTTAGAGGATGTGCGTGGCATGGGAATAGTTTTGAGCAAACTGACACCGGATATGGGAACAGCATTGAAGATGCCTGACTCAAACCAGTGTATGAGGAAATGGTTTCAATCCGTACCCGACACAAATAGGAATTCTTTTTCCACATTCGATGGAGATGACTTAAAAGGGTTAATTGGGAAGCAACAACATTTTTCGGAGGAGCAGGCGAGGGATGACGATCTTGGAATCCCCACGACGAAGGATGGCATTGTAGTACTTTCTTCCACACAAGATTCAGTACAGGTCGTGGACGACACGATTGCCAGCCATTTGAGGAACAGAGATGAGGACTTTGATTGTGATATTGCTATTCCTACTCTCAGTCAAATTCATATGAGTCAAGTTGAGTTGTTGCCGAGTTCTATGAAGAAGCAAATTATGGCTCAGCTAGAACAGAAACGAAACTTAGAATTTGAAGACACTGCATATTTTGATTCCACAAAGGTAGCTCGCTTTCGTCAGACGGATGTAAAAAGAC AGCTCACGTTCGCCTCTTCGGGTTCACTCCCCACAGTTTTCCGGTTAGCTGCGGTCAAGTCTGGGGAAGACTCTCTCGCCGATACTTTAGGGGGTGCTGTCTCCTTGACTCAGTTTGGTACCCTTCCGTTAAAGATGCAGCTACAAATTGCGAACAACGATGGCTGTTCAGTAGGCCTTGTGTCGCCGAGACAAAAGGCCCACAAAGCTGTCCTCCGCGAAGAAGCTCAGGTAGCGGTAGAAAGACAGAAGCGAAGATCATCTGCGATTAGGACGATGCAGGCCGATCAGTCCATGGCGATAGCGAGTAGGCGTGAGACCGTGAAATCCTCGACCGCACCGCAGACAGCATGGAAA AAAGTACAGAGGCGGTGA
- a CDS encoding predicted protein, with product MHLLRLFCWACIALLKPFAGFVEATNPEILTPPSPIAAWRGGATKRSTAAKANSVEWRTYESLAQALQLKLPSSDGKPVPEIRDIVKAFQTLSATSQTFKGLDGAAHETYQRVHGEAHGVDVEVAGRARRSASRAGATADGLGACELCELVAFESSVDTNNCSTDNGALANRQVLLNTTRIVDSTGLNIRILLLYEEFYQGGAGVQHGGIEDLAVEARDAPGTKELQARGRLLIVLGDSAAQDLSQILDVISQPLHHVHLYKGLATKEAASVQPTLFSTAGIVLRELEPFLRTYRASAVHIVGRSLAGGVAALAAAILDGSLPMPGARNSKKRRKKRQPELNQTDVDLDPASNSTDVAPLQGLGKERCSAVTLGAPPSMSANVPAEFVTSILYGDDVVGRASPASLTRLLKRTHRVLKRGNMLGFGRVTDTISLAKDSLKTHAHGSEGEEARLAVPGRAYLIRPRRLSHACSIHEVGAQLKGGREALRAAVLWQLNDVLLSKSLWKHHQLESYIQGLDRVQLRGLEDDGESRME from the coding sequence atgcaccttcttcgccTGTTCTGTTGGGCATGCATCGCTTTACTGAAGCCATTTGCAGGATTTGTTGAAGCCACCAATCCCGAAATTTTGACACCGCCATCTCCGATTGCCGCGTGGCGGGGAGGGGCAACGAAAAGGTCGACGGCAGCTAAAGCTAATTCTGTTGAATGGCGGACATATGAATCTCTCGCACAAGCCTTGCAATTAAAATTGCCTTCTTCGGACGGCAAGCCGGTTCCCGAAATCAGAGATATCGTCAAGGCCTTCCAGACACTGTCGGCAACTTCCCAAACGTTCAAAGGTTTGGATGGGGCCGCGCACGAAACGTATCAACGCGTGCACGGAGAAGCACATGGAGTGGATGTAGAGGTTGCGGGGAGAGCCCGGCGGAGTGCATCACGGGCGGGGGCGACGGCGGATGGTCTGGGGGCATGTGAACTTTGTGAGTTAGTGGCATTTGAATCCTCCGTTGATACAAATAACTGCTCTACCGACAACGGCGCGCTTGCGAACCGGCAAGTGCTACTCAATACGACTCGAATAGTGGATTCGACTGGTCTGAACATCCGAATACTTCTTTTGTATGAAGAATTCTACCAAGGTGGAGCGGGTGTGCAGCACGGAGGGATTGAAGACTTGGCTGTAGAAGCACGTGATGCTCCAGGAACCAAAGAGTTGCAAGCGCGAGGCCGCTTGTTGATTGTCCTTGGTGACAGCGCTGCACAAGACCTATCGCAAATACTTGATGTCATATCGCAACCGCTGCACCATGTACACCTGTACAAAGGATTGGCGACAAAGGAAGCGGCGTCCGTGCAGCCCACCCTCTTCTCTACTGCTGGGATAGTGCTGCGGGAACTTGAGCCCTTTTTGCGAACCTACCGTGCTTCGGCCGTGCATATTGTGGGGCGGTCTTTGGCCGGAGGTGTTGCAGCTTTGGCTGCCGCAATTCTGGATGGTAGCTTGCCTATGCCCGGAGCCAGAAACAGCAAGAAGAGgagaaagaaacggcaacCAGAGCTAAACCAAACCGACGTTGATCTGGATCCGGCTTCGAACTCCACCGATGTCGCTCCGTTGCAAGGGCTCGGTAAGGAACGATGCTCAGCGGTGACACTTGGCGCCCCGCCATCAATGTCGGCCAATGTACCTGCCGAATTTGTAACGTCCATTCTCTATGGAGACGATGTAGTGGGCCGAGCATCACCAGCTAGTTTGACACGTTTGCTCAAACGCACCCACCGTGTACTCAAGCGTGGCAACATGTTGGGTTTCGGCCGGGTTACTGACACCATTTCCTTGGCTAAAGATAGCTTGAAAACCCACGCCCACGGTAGTGAAGGCGAAGAAGCGCGTTTGGCGGTACCAGGCCGAGCATATTTGATACGACCAAGGCGGCTTAGTCACGCCTGTAGCATACACGAAGTTGGCGCCCAGTTGAAGGGCGGAAGGGAAGCCTTACGGGCGGCCGTCTTGTGGCAACTCAACGATGTTCTTTTGAGCAAGAGCTTGTGGAAACATCACCAGTTAGAATCTTACATCCAAGGATTGGATCGTGTACAGCTGCGCGGCCTTGAAGACGACGGCGAATCTCGTATGGAGTAA
- a CDS encoding predicted protein, which produces MTAVDTEDDTKWKSGVLSALSGIGKKESVKVKKLRKLVLLSLQMDEDDKVAKKEFKRVVKALEDDGELKIDAEGLVKLKKSSGKKRKSKGETLAECTKKQKHSDNNNDKSDETQPGQPSEQEEASPEEKNKPCQGNPSGVTRLFLGNLPFAVDEASLEAFLPAHVTHIKWITDKETGKFYGSAFIEMETSISAAKAVAMAGSQLMGRPLKVNFAPSRPGDIWPPVKKVISGGSTGQAGGSGIKAMSEKPETCTKLFAGNCSYEIDDDAITKFFGNVESEVKAVRWLHHKDSGDFKGCGYVEFWNTEACEKAATLNGKTLLGRPIRLDWAE; this is translated from the exons ATGACAGCCGTAGATACGGAAGATGATACGAAGTGGAAAAGCGGGGTTCTTTCTGCCTTGTCGGGCATCggcaaaaaagaaagcgTCAAGGTAAAAAAACTTCGTAAACTGGTCCTGCTCTCGCTGCAGATGGACGAGGATGATAAGGTAGCCAAGAAGGAGTTCAAGCGTGTTGTCAAGGCCCTGGAAGACGATGGGGAACTGAAAATTGATGCCGAAGGACTTGTCAAATTGAAAAAATCGAGCGGGAAGAAGCGCAAATCCAAAGGAGAGACTTTAGCAGAATGCacgaaaaagcaaaagcacaGCGataacaacaacgacaaaaGCGACGAAACCCAACCAGGTCAACCCTCAGAACAGGAAGAAGCTTCTCCCGAAGAAAAGAATAAGCCCTGCCAAGGGAATCCTTCCGGGGTGACTCGCCTGTTTCTTGGAAATTTGCCATTCGCTGTCGATGAAGCATCTTTGGAAGCATTTCTGCCAGCTCACGTGACACACATTAAGTGGATTACTGACAAGGAAACGGGCAAATTTTATGGATCCGCATTTATTGAAATGGAAACGTCAATATCGGCGGCAAAGGCTGTTGCAATGGCGGGGTCGCAACTCATGGGACGTCCCCTAAAAGTCAATTTTGCCCCTTCTCGACCAGGCGACATTTGGCCTCCAGTCAAAAAGGTGATTTCAGGTGGCAGTACGGGACAAGCGGGTGGGTCAGGTATCAAGGCCATGAGTGAAAAACCCGAAACCTGTACTAAATTGTTCGCCGGGAACTGCTCGTACGAAATTGATGATGATGCAATTACGAAATTCTTTGGCAATGTCGAATCGGAGGTCAAAGCCGTGCGCTGGCTACATCACAAAGATTCGGGCGACTTCAAAGGATG TGGTTACGTCGAGTTTTGGAACACGGAAGCCTGCGAAAAAGCAGCTACTCTGAACGGCAAAACTCTGCTAGGCCGCCCTATCCGCTTGGACTGGGCCGAGTAA
- a CDS encoding predicted protein — translation MRFLPMSNVKIVACAVANKHSLLPTNAVRILLTILSLLSLVVHLGILGSVEPLLCSSVLLFVAASTHTVDAAPHVFATSATHIGRRSGSPPKAPPWRQKTTVTTQIASEVPVMVLENDRGEAACQCGEVDQQINALLDQLSPDELESAARASYAYDVAFPVTTITPLTLLDCPVRARHRRLYASCLAHQAARQISLFSASGQRKALQILQNTIQFRRTYNVDHLRHLFRPSTQCSSTQLSCTCQQTLDQHLQSRDLYVCGYDRQGRATYIFKPTEETCVYDGVWTVKKHIYTLERALACSRHPGEINAVVHFSQLSPGCLPPMHLAREFLRIFRNHYATTVHKVFVVDAPPILAHVLWHGMLKPFLPRDLRKKIVLVRSSADASALADFYDAAEAASWMMPHGTKNRDLNIEEYLYQTEFHQAFNE, via the coding sequence ATGCGGTTTCTGCCAATGAGCAACGTGAAGATTGTGGCTTGCGCTGTAGCCAACAAGCATTCTCTACTACCAACAAATGCCGTCAGGATACTCCTCACTATTCTTTCCTTGCTGTCTTTGGTGGTACACCTGGGAATCCTTGGATCGGTAGAGCCCCTCTTGTGCTCTTCGGTGCTGCTATTCGTCGCCGCTTCCACGCACACAGTCGACGCTGCGCCGCACGTCTTTGCGACCTCCGCCACCCACATCGGCCGTCGCTCTGGTTCTCCTCCCAAAGCACCGCCCTGGAGACAAAAGACAACGGTAACCACACAAATTGCCTCGGAGGTTCCCGTTATGGTGTTGGAAAACGATAGAGGCGAAGCAGCGTGCCAATGTGGTGAAGTCGACCAGCAGATCAACGCACTACTCGATCAACTGAGCCCTGACGAATTGGAGTCCGCGGCCCGAGCTAGCTACGCCTACGATGTAGCCTTTCCCGTTACTACAATAACTCCGCTTACGCTTCTGGATTGTCCCGTGCGAGCTCGCCATCGTCGACTCTACGCGTCATGCTTGGCACATCAAGCCGCACGGCAGATCTCGCTATTCTCCGCTTCGGGACAAAGGAAAGCGCTACAAATACTCCAAAATACAATCCAATTCCGCCGAACGTACAACGTTGATCACTTGCGTCACCTGTTTCGTCCAAGCACTCAATGCTCCAGTACACAGCTTTCCTGTACTTGTCAACAAACACTCGATCAACATCTGCAATCCCGAGATTTGTACGTGTGCGGGTACGACCGACAAGGTCGAGCAACTTACATCTTCAAGCCCACTGAAGAGACGTGTGTCTATGACGGCGTGTGGACCGTCAAGAAACACATTTACACACTGGAGCGGGCCCTGGCATGTAGCCGTCACCCTGGCGAAATTAATGCCGTGGTGCATTTTTCGCAGCTCTCCCCAGGTTGTCTACCTCCGATGCATTTGGCCCGTGAATTTTTGCGTATTTTCCGCAACCACTACGCCACCACCGTACACAAAGTTTTCGTGGTTGACGCCCCGCCGATTTTGGCGCACGTGTTGTGGCACGGTATGCTGAAACCCTTTCTGCCGCGAGATTTGCGCAAGAAAATTGTTTTGGTACGGTCCTCCGCGGACGCCTCCGCACTCGCCGACTTTTACGATGCCGCCGAAGCTGCGTCCTGGATGATGCCACACGGGACCAAGAATCGAGATCTGAACATTGAAGAATATTTGTACCAAACTGAGTTTCACCAAGCCTTTAATGAATAG